In a genomic window of Virgibacillus sp. SK37:
- a CDS encoding thioesterase family protein yields the protein MLKVRTPIEVRYQETDQMGVVYHANYLVWFEIGRTKYIEQLGFKYAEMEKYNVVSPVTDAKVKFIKPIRYGEQAIVETWLEKYTGIRTVYGYKIYDSDGVVSVEGTTEHVIVNKENFRPLSLKKTFPDWHKAYQKQVKEE from the coding sequence ATGTTAAAAGTGAGAACACCTATTGAGGTAAGATACCAAGAAACAGATCAAATGGGCGTTGTTTACCATGCAAACTATTTGGTTTGGTTTGAGATAGGCAGAACAAAATATATTGAACAATTAGGTTTTAAATATGCTGAAATGGAGAAGTATAATGTGGTCTCCCCGGTAACTGATGCGAAAGTGAAATTCATTAAACCCATTCGATACGGAGAGCAAGCAATAGTAGAGACATGGCTTGAAAAATATACAGGAATAAGAACTGTGTATGGTTATAAAATTTACGATAGTGATGGAGTAGTTTCAGTAGAAGGAACTACAGAGCACGTAATAGTTAATAAAGAGAATTTCCGTCCATTATCTCTAAAAAAAACCTTTCCCGATTGGCATAAAGCATATCAAAAACAGGTAAAGGAAGAATAA
- the tlp gene encoding small acid-soluble spore protein Tlp: MTKDYKPKPDDRSDNVEKLQSMVQDTIENIEEAHETMKLSSGEEKQKILEKNKRREQSIEGMRAEIKDEYNYNNE, from the coding sequence TTGACTAAAGACTACAAACCAAAACCTGATGATCGAAGTGATAATGTTGAAAAACTACAAAGCATGGTGCAAGATACAATTGAAAATATAGAGGAAGCGCATGAGACTATGAAGTTAAGTTCCGGAGAAGAGAAACAAAAAATTCTAGAAAAAAATAAACGTCGTGAACAATCAATTGAAGGAATGAGAGCAGAGATTAAGGATGAATACAACTACAATAATGAGTAA
- the yidD gene encoding membrane protein insertion efficiency factor YidD — MKFLFIGLVKFYRSAISPFTPASCRFYPTCSAYSLEAFQRFGAWKGLFLSIKRISKCHPFHSGGVDLVPEKKKNK, encoded by the coding sequence ATGAAATTTTTATTTATAGGGCTAGTAAAATTTTATCGATCAGCCATCAGTCCTTTCACACCAGCATCATGCCGTTTTTATCCAACCTGCTCAGCATACAGTTTAGAAGCTTTTCAACGGTTTGGTGCATGGAAAGGTCTTTTCTTATCTATAAAAAGGATTAGTAAATGTCATCCATTTCATTCAGGTGGTGTAGACCTCGTACCAGAAAAAAAGAAGAATAAGTAA
- the folE2 gene encoding GTP cyclohydrolase FolE2, translating to MGNTKTFPSRKLPNKEERHKLFGSVTPVLKTKPIEKSEMADLQNTKKDFLFDLDAVGVANVKHPVTIYSNLKPLVQTSVGKIQFTSSLKNTSKGTNMSRFTEQLAYYHEKGFTADFSTLKQFVKELTERLEQSDATIEMEFPWFYERKGPQTELAGMNHANVSMRVTYDQINGFSLGASLSVFVTTLCPCSKEISEYSAHNQRGEVSIEVELDDLEFDNVDDWKQMLLEAAESNASSRLHPVLKRPDEKMVTEQAYENPRFVEDMVRLVAADLYEMELVTKFKVQCRNEESIHMHDAIASITYDKNSMTFPS from the coding sequence ATGGGCAACACAAAGACATTCCCGTCGAGAAAATTACCAAACAAAGAAGAACGTCATAAATTATTTGGTTCTGTAACTCCTGTCTTAAAAACAAAACCAATCGAAAAAAGTGAAATGGCAGATTTACAGAACACAAAAAAAGACTTTTTATTTGACCTGGATGCTGTTGGTGTAGCCAATGTAAAGCATCCTGTTACAATATACAGTAATCTAAAGCCGCTTGTACAAACAAGTGTAGGGAAAATTCAGTTCACTTCGAGTTTAAAAAACACGAGTAAAGGAACAAATATGAGTCGTTTCACTGAGCAGCTGGCTTATTACCATGAAAAGGGTTTTACAGCAGACTTCTCTACATTAAAGCAGTTTGTGAAGGAACTGACAGAACGCTTGGAGCAATCCGATGCCACCATAGAAATGGAATTTCCTTGGTTTTATGAACGAAAAGGTCCGCAAACTGAGCTTGCAGGAATGAACCATGCTAATGTATCCATGCGGGTTACCTATGATCAAATCAATGGGTTTTCGTTAGGTGCATCACTATCGGTATTTGTGACTACACTCTGTCCATGTTCTAAAGAGATAAGTGAATATAGTGCACATAACCAACGTGGCGAAGTTTCCATTGAAGTTGAACTGGACGATTTGGAATTTGATAATGTCGATGATTGGAAGCAAATGTTGCTAGAGGCTGCTGAAAGTAATGCCAGTTCCAGACTACACCCTGTTCTTAAGCGACCAGATGAAAAAATGGTCACGGAACAAGCATATGAAAATCCTCGCTTTGTAGAGGATATGGTCCGTTTAGTGGCTGCTGATCTATACGAAATGGAACTGGTAACTAAATTTAAAGTGCAATGCCGTAACGAAGAATCTATTCACATGCATGATGCCATTGCTTCAATAACTTATGATAAAAACAGCATGACTTTCCCATCGTGA
- the plsY gene encoding glycerol-3-phosphate 1-O-acyltransferase PlsY, whose product MEYILFAIIAYLLGSIPSALVVGKLGYNIDIRQHGSGNLGATNTFRVLGMKAGIIVTLSDILKGTAATLLPLLADAGVYRLIIGLFAVLGHTYPIFARFKGGKAVATSAGIILGINPLLFVIMIATFLLTLYISKYVSLSSMITGIVTIIVSALFQDIGLIIVTSILTIFVFYRHKANIKRIKDKTEPKITWM is encoded by the coding sequence ATGGAATACATATTATTTGCTATTATTGCATACCTTTTAGGTTCTATCCCTTCCGCATTAGTAGTAGGGAAACTAGGATATAATATTGATATCCGCCAACACGGAAGTGGAAATCTTGGAGCCACGAATACATTCCGCGTGTTGGGGATGAAAGCTGGTATAATAGTTACCTTATCCGATATTTTAAAAGGGACTGCAGCCACATTGCTGCCACTGCTGGCAGATGCAGGTGTGTATCGCTTAATTATTGGCTTATTCGCAGTTTTGGGACATACCTACCCTATTTTTGCTCGGTTTAAAGGTGGAAAGGCAGTTGCTACGTCAGCAGGGATTATTTTAGGAATTAATCCTTTACTGTTTGTTATCATGATTGCCACCTTTTTGCTAACACTATATATATCCAAATATGTCTCTTTATCATCTATGATCACAGGGATTGTTACAATTATTGTTTCTGCATTATTTCAAGATATTGGTCTTATCATTGTAACATCTATCTTGACTATTTTTGTGTTTTACCGACATAAAGCAAATATTAAACGGATTAAAGATAAAACAGAACCAAAAATTACTTGGATGTAA
- a CDS encoding ABC transporter ATP-binding protein, with amino-acid sequence MIEFKKVNKTYSDGTEAVKDFSLHIEEGEIVTLIGPSGCGKTTTMKMVNRLIEPTLGEIYINNKNIKEYNIHELRWNIGYVLQQIALFPHMTIGENISVVPEMKKWKRKDVDKRAEELLQMVGLDPTTFKKRMPQELSGGQQQRIGVIRALAADPDIILMDEPFSALDPISREQLQDDIRSLQREIKKTILFVTHDIDEAMALGDKVCLMKGGEIVQVDTPQNLILHPATEFVKDFIGERKSPWQTAVDVIAVPDHEVILFHELYEKGEYDKQRKYFVVEENGTYIGTLQDGKLIKGETLDNDIPLYKATESLQSTDKLPVVKGDKLVGILSYKLIINYLKSKTKIENGVIHS; translated from the coding sequence ATGATTGAGTTTAAGAAAGTGAATAAAACATATTCAGATGGAACAGAAGCAGTAAAAGATTTTTCATTACATATTGAAGAAGGGGAAATAGTTACGCTTATAGGGCCAAGTGGTTGTGGAAAAACAACTACAATGAAAATGGTCAATCGTTTAATTGAACCTACTTTAGGAGAAATTTACATAAATAATAAAAATATTAAAGAGTATAACATCCATGAGTTAAGATGGAATATAGGTTACGTTCTACAGCAGATTGCCTTGTTTCCCCACATGACGATTGGAGAGAATATCTCTGTGGTCCCCGAGATGAAAAAGTGGAAGCGAAAGGATGTTGATAAGAGAGCTGAGGAACTTTTACAAATGGTTGGCTTAGATCCTACCACATTTAAAAAGCGAATGCCACAGGAACTCTCTGGAGGACAGCAACAGCGGATAGGAGTTATTAGGGCTCTTGCAGCGGATCCAGACATTATTTTAATGGACGAACCTTTTAGTGCACTTGACCCGATTAGCAGGGAACAGTTGCAAGATGATATTCGCAGTTTACAAAGGGAAATAAAGAAAACAATTCTGTTTGTAACTCATGATATTGATGAAGCGATGGCTTTAGGAGATAAAGTTTGTTTAATGAAGGGCGGAGAAATTGTTCAAGTAGATACACCTCAGAACCTGATTCTTCACCCTGCTACTGAATTTGTGAAAGATTTTATTGGGGAGCGTAAATCCCCTTGGCAAACAGCTGTTGATGTAATAGCTGTTCCGGATCATGAAGTTATCCTCTTTCATGAATTATATGAAAAAGGAGAATATGATAAACAGAGAAAATATTTTGTTGTGGAAGAAAACGGTACTTATATAGGTACACTTCAGGACGGTAAGCTAATCAAAGGGGAAACCTTGGATAATGATATCCCTTTATACAAAGCAACAGAATCTCTTCAATCAACAGATAAGCTTCCAGTTGTTAAGGGAGATAAATTAGTTGGTATATTAAGCTATAAATTGATTATCAATTATTTAAAAAGTAAAACAAAAATAGAAAACGGAGTGATTCACTCATGA
- a CDS encoding FbpB family small basic protein — MAISLKRKVTFEELLAENRQHILKDKMLMEQLERKWEQRMHQTVYKK, encoded by the coding sequence ATTGCCATTTCTTTAAAACGAAAAGTTACCTTTGAAGAACTTTTAGCAGAAAATCGACAACATATACTAAAGGACAAGATGCTCATGGAACAACTTGAGCGTAAATGGGAGCAAAGAATGCATCAAACTGTATACAAAAAGTAA
- a CDS encoding ABC transporter permease/substrate-binding protein → MNEFISVFQSRKGMLIETIWEHLQISLLSLVIAIIIAVPIGILLTRYRKVAEPIIGISAIMQTIPSLAVLAFLIPFFGIGTTPAIIALTTYGLLPILRNTYTGINEVDAALTEAATGMGMNSFKRLTKVELPIAMPVIMAGIRTSMVLIVGTTTIAALIGAGGLGELILLGIDRGADVNLILLGAIPAALLAIALDFILRGFEQVSKKAGFKAFIAMLIIAVIVVTTPFFLDSAKKTDIVIGGKLGSEPAILINIYKHLIEEESDLSVKLEPGLGKTAFVFTALKNGSIDIYPEFTGTAIVTHLESEANSNDPKEVYQQAKEGMDQQYDMAFLQPMKFNNTYAVATTKELAEKHNLKEIGDLKQIEDKITAGFTLEFKDRYDGYVGMQELYNLDIAKVKTMEPGIRQDALANGNVDIIDAYATDSYMIELDLVTLKDPENLFPPYQGAPLMRNETLDKYPELKEILNQLAGKISDEEMRKMNYKVDYEDQSPSKVAKDFLLDKNLLDK, encoded by the coding sequence ATGAATGAATTCATCTCCGTATTTCAAAGCAGAAAAGGTATGTTAATAGAAACAATTTGGGAACATTTGCAAATTTCTCTGTTATCATTGGTTATCGCCATAATCATTGCAGTTCCTATTGGAATTCTTTTGACAAGGTATAGAAAAGTTGCCGAGCCTATTATTGGTATATCGGCTATTATGCAAACAATACCCAGTCTTGCTGTCCTGGCATTTCTAATTCCTTTTTTCGGAATAGGTACCACACCTGCAATTATTGCCTTGACAACATATGGGCTATTGCCTATTCTCAGGAACACTTATACTGGTATTAATGAAGTAGATGCAGCTTTGACTGAAGCTGCCACGGGAATGGGTATGAACTCATTCAAACGGCTAACCAAAGTTGAGCTCCCTATAGCTATGCCTGTTATCATGGCCGGTATTAGAACGTCTATGGTTTTGATTGTTGGAACTACAACAATCGCTGCTTTAATTGGGGCAGGTGGCTTGGGAGAACTTATCTTATTGGGAATTGATCGTGGAGCAGATGTTAACTTAATATTGTTAGGTGCAATTCCTGCTGCATTGCTTGCAATTGCGCTCGATTTTATTTTAAGAGGGTTTGAACAGGTTTCAAAAAAAGCAGGCTTTAAGGCATTTATCGCCATGCTTATAATAGCAGTGATTGTTGTAACCACTCCTTTCTTTTTAGATAGTGCAAAAAAAACAGATATTGTAATTGGTGGTAAATTAGGATCTGAACCTGCTATATTAATTAATATATACAAGCATTTGATAGAGGAAGAATCCGACTTATCTGTGAAGCTTGAACCTGGACTTGGTAAAACCGCATTTGTCTTCACAGCTTTGAAGAACGGCAGTATAGATATTTATCCGGAATTTACTGGTACGGCTATTGTTACACATTTGGAATCAGAAGCGAATAGTAATGATCCCAAAGAAGTGTACCAACAAGCGAAAGAAGGAATGGACCAACAATATGATATGGCTTTTCTGCAGCCAATGAAATTTAATAATACCTATGCTGTAGCGACGACCAAGGAATTAGCGGAAAAGCACAATTTGAAAGAAATTGGAGACCTTAAGCAAATTGAAGACAAAATTACAGCCGGCTTTACGCTTGAATTTAAAGATAGATATGATGGCTATGTAGGAATGCAAGAGTTATACAACTTGGACATTGCAAAAGTAAAAACAATGGAGCCTGGTATTCGACAAGATGCACTTGCAAACGGTAATGTAGATATCATTGATGCTTATGCGACAGATAGTTATATGATAGAATTAGACTTAGTAACTCTAAAAGATCCTGAGAATCTCTTTCCTCCATATCAAGGTGCTCCATTAATGAGAAATGAGACGCTAGATAAATATCCTGAACTAAAAGAAATATTAAATCAACTTGCTGGTAAGATCAGTGATGAAGAGATGAGAAAGATGAATTACAAAGTAGATTATGAAGATCAATCTCCTAGTAAGGTAGCTAAAGACTTCTTATTGGATAAAAATCTTTTGGATAAGTAG
- a CDS encoding CoA-binding protein has protein sequence MSWENPTRETIKEILETAKTIAVVGLSDNPRRTSYQISKIMQEEGYRVIPVNPTVDEVLGEKAYPSITDIPEKVDIINVFRRPEFLPGIAKEAAKTDCRVFWAQQGIVNEEAYDYLTERDFTVIMDMCIKVLHAVLVRK, from the coding sequence ATGAGTTGGGAGAATCCCACCAGGGAAACGATAAAGGAAATTCTCGAGACGGCAAAAACAATTGCAGTTGTTGGGTTGTCAGATAACCCGCGAAGAACATCCTACCAGATTTCCAAGATTATGCAGGAAGAAGGTTATCGTGTTATCCCGGTTAATCCTACGGTAGATGAAGTTTTGGGTGAAAAGGCATATCCTTCTATAACAGATATTCCCGAAAAAGTGGATATCATTAATGTTTTTAGAAGGCCGGAATTTTTACCAGGTATTGCGAAAGAAGCAGCAAAAACGGATTGTCGCGTATTTTGGGCCCAACAGGGAATTGTAAACGAGGAAGCATATGATTATTTGACAGAAAGAGATTTTACAGTGATTATGGATATGTGTATCAAAGTTTTACATGCTGTATTAGTAAGGAAATAA